The Streptomyces lienomycini sequence GTTCGGCGTCGAGGTCGAAGTGGCCGGCCGTCTCGACCGCGAAGTGCGTGATGCTGCGGTACGGGATCGAGTGGTACTCGGTCTTCTTGCCGGTGATGCCCTGCTTGTCGATCAGGATCAGCCGCCGGTCGGTGAACAGTATGGTGTCGCGGATCAGCAGGTAGGCCGCGTGGACCTGCTCGCCGTGGCCGAGCAGGCGCGCGTACTCCTGCTGCGCCTGGGCCGGGTCGATGCTGTGTGCGTTGCCGAAGAGTGCCATGGTTTCCCCCCATGTGAGCCGACTGTTTGTACGATCTTCGCAAACGCGGAGGCCCGGGAGAAGCTTCTGCCTCTCCCGGGCCCCTGCTGTAGCGAGCGCGTTACGCCGTCGGCTTCTCCTCGAGACGCGGGAAGAGCACCGCGCCCTTGGTGACCGTCGCGCCGGCGGGCAGGCGGCCCCAGTCGGCCGCGTGCTGGACCTGCTGGTCCGCGAGGGCGCCCAGGGAGGGCTCGGCGCCGAGGGAGTCCCAGAGCTTCTGGGAGGTGTCCGGCATGATCGGGTTCAGGAGGACCGCCACCGCGCGGAGCGCTTCCGCGGCCGTGTAGAGGATCGTCGCCAGGCGGGCCTTGCCCTCAGGGGACTCGTCCTTCGCGACCTTCCAGGGCTCCTGCTCGGTGATGTAGCCGTTGACCTGCTTGACGAAGTCGAAGACGGCCAGGATGCCGCCCTGGAAGTCCAGCTCCTCGCCGATCTTCCGGTCGGCCTCCGTGACGGACCTGGTCAGGCCGTCGTGGATGGCCTTCTCGGCGTCGCCGTCGGCCGTCGCGGCCGGCAGTTCGCCGCCGAAGTACTTGCCGACCATCGCGGCCACGCGGGAGGCGAGGTTGCCGTAGTCGTTGGCCAGTTCGCTGGTGTAGCGGGCGGAGAAGTCCTCCCAGGAGAAGCTGCCGTCCTGGCCGAAGGCGATCGCGCGCAGGAAGTACCAGCGGTACGCGTCCACGCCGAAGTGCGAGGTCAGGTCCTGCGGCTTGATGCCGGTCAGGTTGGACTTCGACATCTTCTCGCCGCCGACCATCAGCCAGCCGTTCGCGGCGATCTTGCCGGGCAGGGGCAGGCCCTGCGCCATCAGCATGGCCGGCCAGATGATCGCGTGGAAGCGGAGGATGTCCTTGCCGACCAGGTGCACGTCGGCCGGGAACGTCGACTCGAACTTCTCGGGGTTCTCGTTGTAGCCGACCGCCGTGGCGTAGTTCAGGAGGGCGTCGACCCACACGTAGATGACGTGCTTGTCGTCCCAGGGGACCGGGACGCCCCAGTCGAAGGTCGAGCGGGAGATGGAGAGGTCCTGGAGGCCCTGGCGGACGAAGTTCACGACCTCGTTGCGCGCGGACTCGGGCTGGATGAAGCCCGGGTTGGCCTCGTAGTGGGCGAGCAGCTTCTCGCTGTACTCGCTGAGCTTGAAGAAGTAGTTCTCCTCGCTGAGGATCTCCACCGGCTTCTTGTGGATCGGGCACAGCTTCTGGCCCGCGTACTCGCCCTCGCCGTCGAGCAGCTCGCCGGGGAGCTTGTACTCCTCGCAGCCCACGCAGTACGGGCCCTCGTAGCCACCCTTGTAGATCTCGTCCTTGTCGTACAGGTCCTGCACGAACTCCTGGACGCGGTCGGTGTGCCGCTTCTGCGTGGTGCGGATGAAGTCGTCGTTCGCGATGTCGAGGTGCTCCCACAGGGGCTTCCAGGCCTCCGTGACGAGCTTGTCGGCCCAGGCCTGCGGGGTGACCCCGTTCGCCTCGGCCGTACGCATGATCTTCTGACCGTGCTCGTCCGTGCCGGTGAGGTACCACACCTTCTCGCCGCGCTGGCGGTGCCAGCGGGTGAGCACGTCGCCTGCGACGGTCGTATAGGCGTGGCCCAGGTGAGGAGCGTCGTTGACGTAGTAGATGGGGGTCGAGACGTAGTACGCCTTCGCTCCCCGCTTCTCTGATCCAGTGGCCGCCATGGTCGAAATCCTACTGGGCCCGTGGAGATCGACTCACACGCGTTTCGGGGGGTGGACGGAGGGCTTCCCCTTCGCCCACCCCCCGAAAGGGTTGATCGTGCGGCTGCTGTGCCCGGCTACGGGCGCCAGGTGGCCAGGATGCCCTCGTACAGCTCCTTGTCGGTCAGCTCCTTCGGGGTCTCGCCGGCCAGGAAGTGGGAGGCGTTGCCCGTCTTGAGCTTGCGGAGGTAGTCGAAGGCCTTGTTCTCCGGGTCACCGAAGGCGACGAAGGAGAAGTGGACGTTCGGGTGGTTCGCCGCCGCGTCGGTGAGGGACTGGGTGGCGGGGGTCTTGGCGTCGGGGGCGCCGTCGGTCTGGAAGACCACCAGGGCGGGGGTGCCGGGTTCCTCTTCCCTGGTGTGGTGGGCGAGGACTGCCTCGACGGCGGAGTGGTAGCTGGTGCGGCCCATGCGGCCGAGCGCCGCGTGCAGCTCGTCGATCCTGTTCTCGTGGTCGGTGAGGGCGAGGTCGCCGGTGCCGTCCACTTCCGTGGAGAAGAACGTGACGTGGACCGTGGCCTCGGGGTCGAGGTGCGCGGCGAGGGCGAGGGTCTGCTCGGCGAGGGCCTGGGCGGAGCCGTCCTTGTAGTACGGGCGCATGGAGGCGGAGCGGTCGAGGACGAGGTGGACCTTGGCGCGGGTGCCGGTGAGGTCGTGCTTCTTGAGGGCGGTGCCGGCTGCCTTGTAGGCGGTGGTGAGGGTGGGGGCCTGGGAGCGGAGTCGCGCCGCGGGGGTGGCGGGTTTGGGGGCGGGGGCCTCCGGCTGGAGGGTGGGGGACGCCTCGGCTTCGCCCTCGGCGTCCGTGTTCCCACCCGCACCACCCGTGCTGGTTGCGTTGTCGGGTGCGGGTGGCCCCTGTGGGGCGTCCTCGCCGTCGGCGGCCGCGGGTTCCGGGGTGGTGGCTGCCGGGGCGCCCGGGGCGTCCGGGGCCTCCGTCGGGTCGGGCTTCGGCTCAGTCTCCGGCTCCGGCTCCGCCTCGGCCTGCGGCTCCGCCTCGGCCTTGGCTTCGGGCTCCGGTTCCGGCTCGGCCTTGGGTTCCGGGCCCGGCTCGGGCTCTGCCTTGGCTTCAGGCTCCGCTTCGGCCTTGGCTTCAGGCTTCGGTTCCGGCTCGGGCTCTGCCTTGGCTTCAGGCTCCGGTTCCGGCTCCGCTTCGGCCTTGGCTTCAGGCTCCGGTTCCGGCTCGGGTTCCGCCTTGGCTTCCGGTGCCGGTTCCGGTTCGGGGGCTGCCTTGGGGGCCGGCTCGGGCTCGGAGGTCGCCTCCGGTTCCGGGGTCGGGTCGGAGGTCGCCTCCGGTTCCGGGGTCGGGGTCGGCTCGGTGGGCGGGGGCTCCGTCGGCTTCGGGACCGTGATGTTGGCGAAGGCGGCCTTGACCAGGTCGTGCTCGTCGGGGGTGGATTCCGAGCGGGGCTCGGGGATCTGGGAGGACTCCGGGCGGTCCGGGGTCTCGGCCGGCTCCGGGGATGCGGTGGGCTGGGACGGGAGCCTCGGCTCCGGCGCGGTGACCGGCGGTGCCGTCTCCTGCGTCGCACCCTCCGCCTGGGCGGTCCGTTCTTTGCGTGACCGGCCGAACGCGTTCCGCAGGAGAGTGAGAATGCCCATGTGCGCAACCCTTCGGGTGAGTTGATGCCGTCAATCCCTGGCCAGGACGGACACGTAAGGTTAGCGGTCCCGGCTTGTGATCTTGTGCAGGGTCTGACATGCGAGCGGCGCCGCGTCAAGGCCGGATCGAGACGTCGGCGTAATTCCCCCACCGCTTCCCCGGGTTCACCGTGCGTTCACCGCGACGCCCGGTCCCCGCACGGGTGTGCGCCTACGGTCGCGCTGACACCAGGGCATTCAGGGATTCTCAAGGGGAGAACACAGTGCGCAAGCTCCTGCCGTTGATCGGAACGCCGTCCGGTTCGCACCCCGGCGGCCGGTCCGCGATGACCTGCCGCTTCCGGTGCGGTGACGCCTGCTTCCACGAGGTGCCGAACACCAGCGGCAACGAGTACGTCGGTGACGTCATCGCCGGTGCGCTCAGCCGCCGTTCCATGATGCGGGCCGCCGCCGTCGTCACCGTCGCCGCGGCGGGTGCCGGGGCCGTGGGGGTGGCGGGGGCGCCGTCCGCGCAGGCCGCGCCCGCGGCGGGAGGGAAGGGGCACGGGAAGCCGTCCCGGGACCGGGCCGCGCGGGGGCTGCGGTTCACGCCGGTCGCGCCCAACACCGAGGACGCCGTGACCGTTCCGGAGGGGTACCGGCAGGACGTCGTCATCCGTTGGGGTGAACCCATTCTGCGCGGGGCGCCCGCCTTCGACCCGGAGAAGCAGAGCGCCGAGGCGCAGGCCGGGCAGTTCGGGTACAACAACGACTTCCTCGCGCTGCTGCCGCTGCGGGGCGAGCACGACCGCCAGCTCCTCGTCGCGAACCACGAGTACACCGACGAGGTGCTCATGTTCCGCGGCTACGACCCCGAGAACCCGACCCGCGAGCAGGTCGAGACCGCGTGGGCCGCGCACGGGCTGTCCGTCGTCGCCGTGCAGGAGGAGAAGAGGAGCGGGCGGCTCACGGCCGTGTCGCGGCACCGGCTGAACCGGCGGGTCACCGCCACCACCGAGTTCCGGCTGACCGGCCCGGCCGCCGGGTCCGACCTGGTGAGGACCTCCGCCGACCGCACCGGCCGCAAGGTGCTCGGCACCCTCAACAACTGTTCCGGCGGCACCACCCCGTGGGGCACCACGCTCCACGGCGAGGAGAACTTCAACCAGTACTTCGCCCACGCCTCCAGCGCCACCGACAAGCGGTACGGGATCGGGACCGGCGCCACCGAGCGCAAGTGGGAGCGGTTCGACCAGCGGTTCGACCTCGCCCAGGAGCCGAACGAGGTGCACCGGTTCGGGTACGTCGTCGAGCTGGACCCGTACGACCCCGAGTCCACGCCGCGCAAGCACACCGCGCTCGGCCGGTTCAAGCACGAGGCCGCGACCGTGCGGCTGACGCACGACGGGCGGCCGGTCGTCTACACCGGCGACGACGAGCGGTTCGACTACTTCTACAAGTTCGTCGGCAGCAAGCGGATGCGGCACGGCAACTCCCGCTGGGCGCGCGAGCACAACCTCTCCCTGCTCGACGAGGGGACGCTGTACGTCGCCAAGCTCGACGGCGACTCCCCGGACATCGAGATCGACGGGACGGGAACGCTGCCGCGCGACGGCGAGTTCGACGGCGGCGGCGAGTGGATTCCGCTGGTGACCGCCACGGAGCGCGGTGCCGTCTCGCACGTCGAGGGGATGAGCGCCGAGGAGGTGTGCGTCTTCACCCGGCTCGCCGGGGACAAGGTCGGCGCGACCAAGATGGACCGGCCCGAGGACATCGAGCCGTCGCCGGTCACCGGCAAGGTGTACGTCGCCCTCACCAACAACTCCAACCGGGGCAAGGCCGGTTACGCGGGCCCCGACGAGGCCAACCCGCGCAACTCCAACAAGCACGGCCACGTCCTGGAGCTGACCGAGCGCTGGAACCGGGCCGACGCCACCCGCTTCGGATGGTCGCTGTTCCTGGTCGCCGGTGACCCGGAGGACCCGGCGACGTACTTCGCGGGCTTCCCCAAGGACCGGGTCAGCCCGATCTCCTGCCCCGACAACGTCGCCTTCGACGACCACGGCAACCTGTGGATCTCCACCGACGGCAACGCGCTCGGCACCCACGACGGGCTGTTCGGCGTGGCGACCAAGGGCGACCGGCGCGGTGAGCTGAAGCAGTTCCTGACCGTGCCGACCGGCGCCGAGACCTGCGGTCCGCTCGTCCAGGACCGGCGCGTGCTGGTCGCGGTGCAGCACCCGGGCGAGGTCGACGGCGCCTCGGTGGAGCAGCCGGCCAGCACCTGGCCCGACGGGCCGGGGAAGATCGTGCGCCCGGCGGTCGTGGCGGTGTGGCGCGCGGACGGCCGGGACGTCGGCGTCTGAGCCGACGTGTGAGCCGACGTCTGGCTCGGCCGGGGAAGCAGGGGGGAGAGCGGTCAGCCGGCCGCCGCGTGCAGGGTCAGGTCGACGACCAGTGCGCGGTGGTCGGTGCCGGCCAGGTCCAGGAACCGGGCGTCGTGCGCGGCGAAGTCCTCGGACACCAGGACGTGGTCGATCTGCGTGCCGAACACGGGGAGGGTCCTCGCGGGCCAGCTGGGCGTGCGGTCCTCGCCCGCGAGCCGGGCCGCGTCGCGCAGCCCCGTGTCCAGGACGCGGCGGAAGGCGGCGTGGTCCTGGGAGGCGTTGAAGTCCCCGGCCAGGACGGTGGGCGCCCCGCGGTCCCCGGCGGCGGCGTCGCGCAGGGCGTCCAGCTCCGCGCGCCACAGGTCCACCTGGTCCGCGAGCGGCGGCATCGGGTGGGCGAGCCGGAGCCGTACGGCGTGGCCGCGCACGTCGGCGACGGCGGCGGGCATGCCCATGGTGCCCCGGACGCCGGGGGCGGGCCGGAGCGGGAAGGCGCTCAGGATGACGGAACCCTTGGACCCGGCGCCCTCGACGGCCTGCCGGTGGGGGTAGTCGGCGGCGAGGTCGCGCCGCAGCGCCGCGCCACACGTGGACTCGCACTCCTGTACGAACACGAGGTCGGGTTTCTCGCGTCGCACGGCGGCGATCAGCGCGTCGGTGCCCTGCCCGAACTCCACGTTCGAGGTCAGCACCCGCACCTCGGCGACGGGCGGCCCGGTGGGCTCACCGGTCTTGCCGTAGGGCTCGATGAACCACGCCAGCAGCCCGAGCAGCGCGACGCCCCACACGGCGCCGGTCCACCACCGGGCGAGGAGCGTCAGCAGCAGCCCGGCGCCGGTCGGGACCAGCAGCCAGGGCAGGAAGGCGAGGAGTTGCGGCACGGGGGTGATGCCGTCGGTGTCGGCGGCGCGGCAGCCGACGACCACGCTCACGCCGGTGAACAGCAGCCCCGCGCACCAGGCTCCGAAGCGGCGTCCGGCGCGGCGGGGCGCCCACCCGTCGTCGGCGTCCGCCCACGTGCCGGTCGCCGTGTCGGTCTCGGTGTCCACGTCCCGGCCCTCCGCTCGCGGTTGCGATGCCCGAATCTACGCCCGGCCGTGGAACTCCCGGACGACCTCGATGCGGCCCACGATGTGCCGGTTGAACTCCGCCAGTTCCTCCGCCGGGACCCACAGTTCCAGGATGGTCTCGCCGCCTGCCCGGCGTACGGGGTAGCGGGCCAGGAAGGCGGTGTCGGCCTCGAACCGGGTCACGTATCCCGAGCCGGACGCGGGGACGTTCCAGTCGCGGGCGATGCGGACGGCGTAGTCCTCGTCGAGGACCGGGTAGAAGATCGGCTGCTCGGGCAGGCGCGGCGGCCAGGCCGTCCAGCCGGAGGCCTCGACGAGGGCCAGCTCCTCGGGGCCGGTGGGCCGCCACAGGGTCGTCGTGCCGCTCTCGGTCCGCTGCTCGGTCATGGGCGGCGACGCTATCCGCCCGGGCGCGGTCCCCGCCAAGGGGTTTCAGCGGCCCGTGCGCGTCGGCCGGGGAGGGGCGGGGTCCGGAGGGGCGGGCTCCGGCGCGGGCTTCGCCGGGGACCGGCGGCGCGGTCGGTGTCCGTACCGGCCGGTGAGCCAGGCGGCCAGGGCGACCGTGAGGCCGAGGGCGACCAGGAGCCAGGAAGCCGTGCGCAGGGTCGCGGTGAGGGCGTCGTAGACGGCGCCCGCGGCCGGGCCGTCCACCGGGCCGGGGAGCCCGGCGACGGTGAGCCGGCGGCCGACCACGACGGCGACGACGAGCAGCGCCCCGCCGAGCGCGGTGCCGAGCCCCACGGCCGCGACGGCCCGGCGGCGGCAGGCGGCGACGGCGATGCCGGTGACCGCGAAGACCACGGCCGCCAGCGGCAGCCACAGGGCGGCGACGTCGAGCACGCGGAAGCCCTTCCTGAGCCGGTCCGCCTCCCGGGCCGGGAGCACGGTGACCGGGGTGGGCCGGACCGGGATGCGCCGGGCGAAGGGCACGTGGTCCGCGGCGAGGCGCTCCCGCACGCGCGCGGCGACGGGGGCCAGGTCGACGGTGATCGCCCGCCCGGCCGCCCCGTGGTCCCGCAGGGCGCGCAGCACGGCGCCGTGGACGGTGCGGTTGGCCGTGTCCCAGCCCTCGTGGAAGGCCTCGGTCCGGGTGAACGACCGGGCCGCGTCCCGCACGAAGAGGCGCACCCTGCCGTCGACGGGACCGGCCGCGACCTCGTCCACGACGCCGACGAATCCGGCGCCCAGCGTGTCCGCGACCGCGTCCCGTACGTCCGGGTCGTCGGCCAGCGGCGCCATCGCCGTGACGTACCGCCCGGTGTCGGCCGGCCCGTGCACGGCCCAGCCGGCCAGCGCGCCGCACGGGGCGAGCAGGCCGGCGAGGACGATCAGGCCGGCCGACAGGAGGTTGCGCAGGCGGGGGGACACCGTTCCAGGCAAACCCCCGCGCCCCCGCCGGGCGACCGGTGCGACTGCATATGGCCCCCCGGGACGATCCGGTCAGGTGGGGCGGGTGCGAGTCCGGGCGCGGGTGCGGGCGAGGGCGCGTTTGCGGGCCGCCCGGAGCTCCTCCGCGTCCTGGTGGGTGGAGTAGAAGTAGTACAGGCCGAGCGTCACCGCCGCCGCGAGCAGCAGGGACACGACGATGCAGGTGAACATGGCGACGCCGCTGCACGAGTACAGGAAGCCCAGCGCGCTGCCCGCGAACGCGCCCCACAGCACCGCGTGTCCCTCGCGCGGCAGCCGCTGGGCCACCGCGCGGACGGCGTACCAGAGGATGACGAACGCGAGCACCGTCATGAAGCCGAACAGCAGGTTCCAGCCGGTGATGGGGTCGCCGCGCCGGCGGACGGCCGCGGCCCAGTAGCCGTAGACCAGGCCGATCGCGAGGGGCATCGCCCACTTCGCCAGCAGGTGGGTCCGCCGGTCGAAGACGTCGGGCATCGTGGGACCCGACGGGGCCGTGCCGGTGCGGGCATCGGTGGGTGTTCCGCGTGTCGGTACCGCGTGAGCCATGGCAGCACTCCTCTCACCTCGCCCCGTCTACCAGGGCACACCTGGGCGGGCCGGCGGGCAAGTCGGGATGCGGGCCGCTGTGGCGCGTGTTTCGCTGGGGTCCGTGAGGGGTCGTGTCCGCAGGCCGGTGCGCGACCGGTGGCGTCCGCTCGGCCGGCTCGTCCACGCCGCCGGCCGGGGGGACGCCGTGTCCCGGCACGAACTCCTCAGCGTCCGCGGCCGCAGCGTCGCCTGGCTGTTCCCGCTGCTCCTGCTCGTCGGCATCACCGCGGGCGACATCGCCACGGGCGCGTTCGAGATCATCTCCTGGACCGTGCTCGTGCCCGGCGTCGCCGCCGCGATCTGCGGGGTGCGGGGCACGGCCGTCTTCGCCGTGCTGGCGCTCGTCGTCTACGTCATGGCCGACACCGTCTGGCAGCACCGCGACGAGACCGGGCTGCCCGGTCTGGTCCTGGTCACCCTCGGCGGGGCCATCGCCGTGGTCGCGGCCGCGTTCCGGGTCGGCGGCGAGCGGCGGATGCTGCACATGCGGGACATCGCCGACACCACCCGCCGCACCGTGCTGCGCCCGCTCCCGGTGGGGTTCGGCGGACTCGACCACGCCGCCGTCTACCTCTCCGCGGACGTCGAGGCCCGCGTCGGCGGCGACTTCTACGACATCCAGCCCGGCCCGCACGGCACCCGCGTCCTCGTCGGCGACGTGCAGGGCAAGGGGCTCGGCGCGGTGGAGACGGCCTCCGCGCTGCTCGGCACCTTCCGCGAGGCCGCCTACCACGAACCGGACCTCGCGACGGTCGCCGAGCGGCTGGAGATCCGCATGACGCGCCACCGCGCGCACACCGCGGGCCTCGGCCGGACCGACGGCGACCGGTTCGCCACCGCCGTGCTGATCGGGTTCTCGCCCGCCCTGCCCGACGCCGTGGAGGCGGTCGTCTTCGGACACGAACCCCCGCTGGCGGTCGGACCGGGCGGCGTGCGCCCGCTGCCGGTCGTGGCCGGGCTGCCGCTGGGCATGGCGGACCTCGCCCCCACCGCCCGGCCCGGGGAGCCCCCGCCGGTGCACCGGCTGCCGCTGGCCGCGGACGAGACGCTCCTGCTGGTCACCGACGGGGTGACCGAGGCCCGCGACGCCGCCGGGGTCTTCTACCGCCCCGCGGGCGACATCGCCCGTGCCGTCGCCGCGGACCCGGCGCTGGCGGCGCCCTCCCGGCTGGTGACGTTCGTACGGGACGGCACGCTGCGGCACTGCCGGGGGCGGGTGACCGACGACACCACGGTCTTCGCGGTACGCCGGCGGGAGGAGCCGGGCGGCTGAGTGCCCCGCTCGGCGGCCGCAGCGGCTACCGTGCTGGCGTACGTGATCGACAGGGGGAGGGGACATGCCCGGAACCGTGCTGCTGCTCGCGGCGTCGCCCGTGGGCCGGGGGTGCCTGGTGGACGCCGCCTCCGTGCTCCCCGTGCTCGCGGCCGTGCCGCCCGCCGTGCTCTCCGGCACGGACACGGCGAACGTCGTCGAACTCGCCGACCCGCTGGAGCCGCAGGCCGTCCTCACCCGGCTGCGGGCCGCGGCGGCGGCCCCGGGACCGCTGACCGTGTACGTCGCCGGGCAGCTCCAGCTGGACCGGCGCCAGCGCCTGCCGCACCTGGCGCTGGCCCGCACCACCCCGGCGACCGTCCGCTACACCGCCCTGCCCTGGCACTGGATCCGCGAGGAGCTGCGGCTGCGGCCGAGCGGTGCGACGACGCTGCTGCTCGACCTGCACGCCGACCACGACACCTGGCAGTGGCTGCGGACCCACCCGCTGGACTCCGGGCGCAACAACGCGGTCTACGGCCGTGTCGCGCCGCCGCCCTCGCGGTGGACGGTGGCCGCCCCGTCGTACATGCGGGGCGTCGCGACGATCCTGCGCAGCGGGCACCGGCCGCCGCCGGACCAGCTGCACCAGCAGGCGCTGGCCCGCGCCGCGGCCGACGACCCGGGCAGCGGCGCGGACCTGGTGCTGACGGCGCCGGGGCCGGCCGCGGGCGACCCGCACGCCGTCATCGCCGCCGCCGTGCAGGCCGGGCGGCACGGGGACGCCGACGCGCTCGCCGCCCGGCACGAGCGGGCCGCGGCCCACGCGCACGGCCCCGCCTCCGAGGACGCGCTGCACTGGACCGAGGTCCGGGCCGACCTGGCGATGTTCGCGGGCGACCCGGTGCGCAGCTGCCGGGCGTGGCTGACGGTGGCCGAGGCCCGGCTGGGCGCGGGCCAGCCCCGCAGGCGCCCGCCGTGGAGGCGGCCGTCGACCGGGCCCACCACCAGTGGGGCCGGGTGCGCGACACCGTCCCGGCCCGCGAACTGGGCGCGGCCCTCGCCGCGCTGCGCGGCCGTGTACCGGGACGCCGCGAGGGCGCCCTGGACCACGTCCAGCGGGAGCTGAGCCGCCTGCAGACCCCGGGCTGAGCCCGACCGGCTCCCGCTTCGCGCGTCCGGCCCGGGTGCGGCGCGGCCGGGCGGTGTCCGTCGCCCCCGCCCTCACGCCCCTCGGAGGGTCACCGCGGCCGGTTCGCCCTGGTCCGAGGCGCTCTCCCCGGCCGGTGCGGGGACGGGCGAGTCGGCCGCGTCCGTCGGGCCGGCGTTCCCGGCCAGCAGCAGGCAGGCCACGGCGGCGACGGCGGCGGCGAGGGCTCTGGCGTAGCGTTCGGCGGTGCGGGTGCGTACGGGCACGGTGTCCTCTGCGGATCCGGGGATTGTGTCAAGCACGGTTAAGCGTGCTTAATACGCGGTTTAACCTAGAGCTGTCCGAGCCGGACGGCAAGAGCCTCATGGGGAGTTGGCAGTGGGCGACCGTGACGACCGAAACGCCATCGGACGCCGGGTGCAGCGCCTGCGCGCCGAGCGCGGCATGACCCAGCGCCAGCTCGCGGAACCGGCGTACACGCCCGCCTACATCTCCACCCTGGAGGCGGGTCGCGTCCGCCCCTCCGACGAGGCGGTGCGGCACCTCGCCGAGCGGCTCGGCGTCGGCTACGAGGAGCTGGCCACGGGGCGTCCGGCCCGCCTCGCCACCGATCTGCGGCTCCGGCTCACCGAGGCGCGGCGCACCCTCGCCACCGAGGGCGCCGAACAGGCGGCCGGGCAGTACACCGTGCTGCTCGCCGAGGCCGAGGCGCACGAGCTGGCCGAGGAACGGGCCGCCGCGCTGCTCGGTCTCGGCGAGTGCGCCGTGGAGACCGGTGAGCTGGCCGCGGGCCGGCAGTACTTCGAGCGGGCCGAACAGTGCCTGGTCGAGGCCGACGCCCCGCTGCCCGCCCGCGTCCCCGCCGTGCGCGGCCGGGCCCTCGCCCACTACCTCGCCGGTGAACTGCGCTACGCCGTCTACCTCCTGGAGTCCACGCTCGACGAGCTGAACCGCGGCGGCCTGCACGACCCCGACGCGCTGCTGCTGCTCTACGCCAGCGCGATCGGCCCGTACATGGACATGGGCGCCCACGCGCGCGCCGCCCAGGCCGCCGAACTCGCCCTCTCCCTCGCGCCCAGCGCCGGCGACCCCGCCCTGGTGGCCCGCATGCACCGCTCCGTCGCCCGCACCCTGCTCGCCGAGGGCCGCCTCGCCGAGGCCGACGCCTCGCTCGCCAAGGCGGCCGAGCTGTACCGCACGCTGCAACTGCGGACCGAGCTGGCCAACTGCCACTGGATGCGCGGGTACGTCTGCGCCCAGAACGGCGAGCTTCCGCGCGCGGAGGCGGAGATGCGGGAGGCCCTCGGCATGCTCTCGGTCACCCGCGCCGCCCTCTACAGCAGCCAGGTCGCCGTCGAGCTGGCCGACGTCCTGCACCGGCGCGGCAAGTCCGAGGAGGCCGCCGAGCTGCTGCACGACGTCCTCGACGACCTCTCCTCCGAACGCGGCGCCGTGCACTCCGCGGGCGCGCACCGGCTGCTCGGCATCATCGCCGAGGACGCCCGGGACACCGAGGCCGCCGAGGAGCACTACGTCCGCGCGCTGAGCCTGCTGGAGCGGGCCGGCGCGGCCGGTGACCTGGCCGACCTGTGCCGGCTCCTCGGCGACCTGCTGCGCCGCACCGGCCGGGTGGAGGCGGCCCTGGACGCCTACCGCACCGGCCTCGGGCACCGCACCGCGCCCGGCACCACCACCCTGGGACCCGCCCCGGCGCAGCCGCCGCTGTAGGCCCCGCCCCGGGCCCGCGGCGCCCGCCCGCCCCGGTTTTCCGCGGGTGGGCAGGGGTAGTCGGCCCCCGGGCGCGCGAGTGAAGGAGGCGGTTCGGGTGCCGCCCAGTGACGAACCCCGGTGGCCGTCGGACGGCTCACGTGCCGCCGAGCACATCCTCGCCCGGGTACGCGGAGCGCCGCCGGGCGAGGTACCGGACCGGCTGTGCGCGACCGCGGTGCGCCTGCTGCCGGTGAACGGGGCGAGCGCGTCGCTGCGCGTCG is a genomic window containing:
- a CDS encoding PP2C family protein-serine/threonine phosphatase, translating into MRAAVARVSLGSVRGRVRRPVRDRWRPLGRLVHAAGRGDAVSRHELLSVRGRSVAWLFPLLLLVGITAGDIATGAFEIISWTVLVPGVAAAICGVRGTAVFAVLALVVYVMADTVWQHRDETGLPGLVLVTLGGAIAVVAAAFRVGGERRMLHMRDIADTTRRTVLRPLPVGFGGLDHAAVYLSADVEARVGGDFYDIQPGPHGTRVLVGDVQGKGLGAVETASALLGTFREAAYHEPDLATVAERLEIRMTRHRAHTAGLGRTDGDRFATAVLIGFSPALPDAVEAVVFGHEPPLAVGPGGVRPLPVVAGLPLGMADLAPTARPGEPPPVHRLPLAADETLLLVTDGVTEARDAAGVFYRPAGDIARAVAADPALAAPSRLVTFVRDGTLRHCRGRVTDDTTVFAVRRREEPGG
- a CDS encoding helix-turn-helix domain-containing protein, with the translated sequence MGDRDDRNAIGRRVQRLRAERGMTQRQLAEPAYTPAYISTLEAGRVRPSDEAVRHLAERLGVGYEELATGRPARLATDLRLRLTEARRTLATEGAEQAAGQYTVLLAEAEAHELAEERAAALLGLGECAVETGELAAGRQYFERAEQCLVEADAPLPARVPAVRGRALAHYLAGELRYAVYLLESTLDELNRGGLHDPDALLLLYASAIGPYMDMGAHARAAQAAELALSLAPSAGDPALVARMHRSVARTLLAEGRLAEADASLAKAAELYRTLQLRTELANCHWMRGYVCAQNGELPRAEAEMREALGMLSVTRAALYSSQVAVELADVLHRRGKSEEAAELLHDVLDDLSSERGAVHSAGAHRLLGIIAEDARDTEAAEEHYVRALSLLERAGAAGDLADLCRLLGDLLRRTGRVEAALDAYRTGLGHRTAPGTTTLGPAPAQPPL